One window from the genome of Dolosigranulum savutiense encodes:
- the tenA gene encoding thiaminase II: protein MTTFTDRAYEYVKETWQASFTHPFVRGLVDGSLDQETFKFYVIQDAYYLEGFAAAHSLAAYHTEDKQLALAFSEGVVSTIQDELSLHDSFITDLNITEDDLATYIPSPNAYAYMNHLKIQAQTGDPAKTVACLLPCYWLYEQIGQHLLEEGTDNELYARWINTYADPGFSAVVEKFKSIMNDLAKDKSETEIQELLHIFAQSTYYEFLFWDDAYTHNSWTVD from the coding sequence ATGACAACATTTACCGATCGCGCTTATGAATATGTGAAGGAGACGTGGCAAGCAAGCTTTACTCACCCATTCGTCCGTGGGTTAGTTGATGGTTCGCTTGATCAGGAGACGTTCAAGTTCTACGTTATTCAGGATGCATATTATTTGGAAGGTTTTGCAGCAGCGCATTCACTAGCCGCTTATCACACGGAGGATAAGCAGTTGGCACTTGCTTTCTCAGAGGGGGTTGTGAGTACCATTCAAGATGAGCTGTCGCTGCACGATTCGTTTATTACGGATCTGAATATTACAGAGGATGACTTAGCAACTTATATTCCAAGTCCAAATGCATATGCTTATATGAACCACTTGAAGATTCAAGCTCAGACGGGTGATCCAGCCAAGACGGTTGCTTGCTTATTGCCATGCTATTGGCTCTACGAACAAATCGGCCAGCACTTGCTTGAAGAAGGCACTGATAACGAATTATATGCCCGCTGGATCAATACTTACGCTGATCCTGGATTCTCTGCTGTTGTTGAGAAGTTCAAGTCCATTATGAATGACTTGGCTAAAGATAAATCAGAAACAGAAATTCAAGAATTGCTTCACATCTTCGCTCAGAGCACGTATTATGAATTCCTCTTCTGGGACGATGCTTACACACATAACAGTTGGACTGTGGATTAA
- the aspD gene encoding aspartate 4-decarboxylase: MKKNLEQLSPFELSLYLEDLHNSEQASKEWLNAGRGNPNWTAPIPREAYFLLGQFATQETYINGRDRLGSKSMNTIGRDKRFDEFLKPKESLGATLLRKIWNASADVLGMPASEWLTYMLDYLIGDNYPHPERVLPGCEHPIKQYLQQKLFDNRSAPFDIFAVEGGTAGIVYTFNSFISNHLLEPGDKIAMMTPTFAPYLEIPDLPEYQFDVEYVRSKSMDYDGKVSYQFPKEELDKLRSPDIKAVFVVNPSNPTATAINDESITQLKTIIEEDNPELMIISDDVYGTFLKQFHSLFTEIPYNTVCIYSYSKYFGATGWRIGTISVAKDNIFDKKLQELNGPVDEKIDSRYHIIDSTPKNIRFIDRMVADSRLVALNHTAGLSAPQQAMMTIFSLYALLDEGDNFKNDVMSLCRKRGNLLYESLGLTYPLESLNTAYYCEINFDWWLTKRFGEEFRDYIIDTFTMTEIVSRLAQEERVNLLKAEAFGSSEWTVRISLANLDTPKYAEIGLRITQLMTRLFQEWYGNQFA; the protein is encoded by the coding sequence ATGAAAAAGAATCTGGAACAATTAAGTCCATTCGAGTTAAGTTTATATTTGGAAGATCTGCACAATAGTGAGCAGGCAAGCAAGGAATGGCTCAATGCCGGACGGGGGAATCCCAACTGGACAGCACCCATTCCGCGTGAAGCTTACTTTTTATTGGGGCAATTTGCGACCCAAGAGACGTATATTAATGGGCGGGACCGTTTAGGCTCGAAGAGTATGAATACAATTGGTCGGGATAAGCGTTTCGATGAATTCCTGAAGCCAAAGGAATCGCTGGGAGCTACGTTATTGCGAAAAATTTGGAATGCAAGTGCTGATGTCTTGGGGATGCCCGCGAGTGAATGGTTGACGTATATGTTGGATTATCTGATTGGGGACAATTATCCGCATCCAGAGCGCGTTTTGCCTGGTTGTGAGCATCCGATTAAGCAATATTTGCAACAAAAATTATTCGACAATCGCAGTGCACCGTTCGATATTTTTGCTGTTGAAGGAGGTACGGCGGGCATTGTCTACACGTTTAACTCTTTTATTAGCAACCACTTGCTCGAACCGGGCGACAAGATTGCGATGATGACCCCAACGTTCGCGCCTTATTTGGAAATTCCGGACTTACCAGAATATCAGTTCGACGTTGAATATGTCCGCTCGAAGAGTATGGATTATGACGGCAAGGTGAGTTATCAGTTTCCAAAAGAAGAACTGGACAAACTACGCTCACCCGATATTAAAGCCGTCTTCGTCGTCAACCCGAGTAATCCAACAGCGACCGCCATTAACGATGAATCTATTACTCAGCTCAAGACCATTATTGAAGAAGATAATCCGGAGTTAATGATTATCTCTGATGACGTATACGGCACCTTTTTGAAGCAGTTTCATTCCCTTTTTACTGAAATCCCGTATAATACAGTCTGTATCTATTCTTATTCCAAGTACTTCGGAGCAACCGGTTGGCGCATCGGCACGATCTCAGTTGCGAAGGATAATATTTTTGATAAGAAATTGCAAGAATTGAATGGACCCGTTGATGAGAAGATCGATAGTCGCTATCACATTATCGATTCTACGCCCAAAAATATTCGCTTCATTGATCGGATGGTCGCTGATAGTCGCTTAGTTGCGCTTAACCACACAGCTGGTCTATCGGCACCCCAACAGGCCATGATGACGATTTTCAGTCTCTATGCGCTGCTGGATGAAGGAGATAATTTTAAAAATGATGTGATGTCCCTCTGCCGTAAGCGTGGAAATCTCTTGTATGAATCGCTCGGTTTAACTTATCCGCTTGAATCCTTGAACACTGCCTATTATTGTGAAATCAACTTCGATTGGTGGCTCACGAAGCGCTTCGGTGAAGAATTCCGTGATTATATCATTGATACGTTTACGATGACAGAAATTGTCTCACGCTTAGCCCAAGAAGAACGCGTCAACCTCTTGAAGGCTGAAGCATTTGGTTCCAGTGAATGGACGGTACGCATCTCACTGGCTAACTTAGACACACCGAAATATGCTGAAATTGGCTTGCGTATCACCCAATTGATGACACGACTTTTCCAAGAATGGTACGGCAACCAATTCGCTTAA
- the cdaA gene encoding diadenylate cyclase CdaA: MQIDLSWEALLSLGTVSSLIDIVIVSFIIYQLIKIVRGTRINELLNGIFIVLSVKVISSVFNLHTTEYLIDFVIQWSALALIIIFQPELRRGLEHLGRGSVFAKKKKADPAHEMIEALKKSITYMSKRRIGALISIEMETGLDEYVGTGIRMNSEISSELVTNIFIPNTPLHDGAVIIQNFKISSAASYLPLSESSAIPKTFGTRHRAAIGLSEVSDAITLIVSEETGNISLSHLGNLKNDLTIDELVEYLEQELIVDEDEATSVIDRLYQWVKGVSGE; this comes from the coding sequence ATGCAAATTGATTTGAGTTGGGAAGCATTATTATCGCTAGGGACAGTGAGCAGTCTGATTGATATTGTCATTGTGTCATTTATTATTTATCAATTAATTAAGATTGTTCGTGGAACGCGCATTAATGAACTTCTCAATGGTATTTTTATTGTTCTATCGGTGAAGGTGATCAGTTCTGTTTTTAATTTACATACGACCGAATATTTGATTGATTTTGTCATTCAATGGTCAGCCTTAGCGTTAATTATCATTTTCCAGCCTGAACTACGGCGAGGCTTGGAGCACTTGGGTCGTGGTTCTGTCTTTGCGAAGAAGAAAAAAGCAGATCCGGCCCATGAGATGATTGAAGCCTTGAAAAAATCGATTACATACATGAGTAAACGGCGTATTGGGGCGCTGATTTCCATTGAGATGGAAACCGGTCTGGATGAATATGTGGGGACGGGAATTCGGATGAATTCAGAGATTTCATCGGAATTAGTGACGAATATTTTTATTCCGAATACACCACTTCATGACGGGGCCGTTATTATCCAGAATTTCAAAATTTCATCGGCCGCAAGCTATTTGCCATTGTCGGAGAGTTCAGCGATTCCCAAAACATTCGGAACGCGACACCGAGCGGCAATTGGTTTGTCTGAAGTGAGTGATGCGATTACGTTGATTGTCTCAGAAGAAACCGGCAATATTAGTTTATCGCACTTAGGTAACTTAAAAAACGATCTGACTATCGATGAGTTGGTGGAGTACTTGGAGCAAGAATTAATTGTTGATGAGGATGAAGCAACAAGTGTTATTGATCGACTTTATCAATGGGTGAAGGGAGTGAGCGGAGAATGA
- a CDS encoding alpha/beta hydrolase family protein has translation MTVLTGAIDSKHLARKISFTAIIPTDRPRSLPLRTLYLLNGWGENHDSWLHYTTIIRLAEKFQLAVIMPDGANSFYLDHASGDAYGRFYGQELVEKTRQLFPLSDKREDTFIGGLSMGGYGALRLGYHYQDTFSKVMSFSGRILTSSDKLRDNGIDQRLRHYVEVDSFEQLPAEVDIYQVIKQADRDETELLLTCGTEDALFAENQKLHEWLSDQGIKHTFRSETGGHTWPYWEEILEPAIRWLRS, from the coding sequence ATGACTGTTTTGACCGGAGCGATTGATTCCAAACATCTAGCGCGAAAAATCAGTTTTACAGCGATTATTCCGACAGACCGACCGCGTTCGCTGCCATTGCGGACGCTGTATTTACTGAACGGTTGGGGAGAGAACCATGATTCCTGGCTACATTATACGACGATTATTCGCCTGGCTGAGAAGTTTCAGCTAGCTGTGATTATGCCGGATGGAGCGAATAGTTTTTACCTCGATCATGCGAGCGGTGATGCGTATGGGAGGTTTTACGGACAAGAACTAGTCGAAAAAACACGCCAACTATTTCCGTTATCGGACAAGCGCGAAGATACCTTTATTGGCGGGCTTTCGATGGGAGGTTACGGTGCTTTGCGGCTGGGCTATCATTATCAAGACACCTTCAGCAAGGTAATGTCATTTTCTGGACGCATCTTAACATCAAGCGACAAATTGCGTGATAATGGTATTGATCAACGCTTGCGTCATTATGTAGAGGTGGATTCGTTCGAGCAACTACCGGCCGAAGTGGATATTTACCAAGTGATTAAGCAAGCTGATCGGGATGAGACCGAGTTGTTGTTAACGTGCGGAACCGAAGACGCCTTGTTTGCCGAAAACCAAAAATTACACGAATGGCTCAGCGATCAAGGGATTAAACACACTTTCCGCAGTGAAACAGGCGGTCATACATGGCCATATTGGGAAGAAATACTGGAACCAGCGATTCGTTGGTTACGATCATAG
- a CDS encoding GNAT family N-acetyltransferase: MMEFKQKDNMIYLEIDGQDLAYIKFAYHDDYIEAYSTFVDTSLRGQGVAEKLVDALVAVAKEENKRINPTCSYVVNLFEKKPEKYSDIQH; the protein is encoded by the coding sequence ATGATGGAATTTAAACAAAAAGATAATATGATTTATTTAGAGATAGATGGGCAAGACCTTGCGTATATTAAGTTTGCTTATCACGATGATTATATTGAAGCATACAGTACATTTGTAGATACTTCATTACGTGGGCAAGGAGTTGCCGAAAAATTAGTGGATGCACTTGTTGCCGTAGCAAAAGAAGAAAACAAGCGGATCAATCCAACCTGTTCATACGTTGTAAACTTATTTGAGAAAAAACCCGAAAAGTACAGTGATATTCAGCACTAA
- a CDS encoding CdaR family protein, translating into MKWNFDNPMLTKILSVIIAIFLFMFVSYEGKSQADNVLSGSSSHSVTEVLTNIPVEVDIDNEKYFATGIPNAVSIRLDGPQSVITQTVVTQNFTVKTPDLTELGVGTHKIELFAEGFSEELNYNLSPAVATIRVEEKLSQPFDVDVNFDKEEYVARGYDVEAIDLSEKQVTISGAESTLSNIHEVKAIIQPNQTNITSSFNVEARVVVLNKAGEPLNVNVSPSTVDASVNITSRKKEVAINLEQTGKIDPLYHYNISLAANESPTLEVSGDYDKIAAMEEIDVAVDLSGITESTTREVPIVMPDGVDEMSRNKVNVKITVERKS; encoded by the coding sequence ATGAAATGGAACTTTGATAACCCAATGTTAACGAAGATTCTATCTGTGATTATCGCGATTTTTCTCTTCATGTTTGTCTCTTATGAAGGCAAGAGCCAAGCTGATAATGTGTTGTCCGGGTCATCTAGCCATTCCGTAACAGAAGTCTTGACCAATATTCCGGTAGAAGTCGATATTGATAATGAAAAATATTTTGCCACTGGAATTCCTAATGCTGTCTCGATCCGCCTCGATGGCCCGCAATCTGTTATTACACAGACAGTCGTGACGCAGAACTTCACAGTGAAAACACCAGATTTGACCGAATTAGGGGTTGGTACGCACAAGATCGAACTATTCGCAGAAGGGTTTTCAGAAGAACTAAACTATAACCTTAGCCCAGCCGTTGCTACTATACGGGTGGAAGAGAAGTTGAGTCAACCATTCGACGTGGATGTCAATTTTGATAAAGAAGAATATGTTGCGCGCGGTTATGATGTCGAAGCAATTGACCTTTCCGAAAAACAAGTAACTATTTCCGGTGCGGAGAGCACCTTAAGCAATATTCATGAAGTGAAGGCGATTATCCAACCGAACCAGACCAATATCACGTCGAGCTTCAATGTGGAAGCCCGTGTCGTGGTCTTGAACAAGGCGGGTGAACCGCTCAATGTCAATGTTTCTCCGTCTACGGTGGATGCAAGTGTCAACATTACTAGTCGCAAAAAAGAAGTTGCCATCAACTTAGAACAAACGGGAAAAATTGATCCCCTATATCATTATAATATTAGTCTAGCAGCAAATGAATCACCCACACTAGAAGTCTCAGGTGATTATGATAAGATAGCAGCTATGGAAGAAATCGATGTTGCTGTGGATTTATCTGGGATTACTGAATCAACTACGCGAGAAGTTCCCATTGTGATGCCCGATGGAGTTGATGAGATGAGTCGTAATAAAGTCAATGTTAAGATTACTGTTGAGCGAAAATCATAA
- the glmM gene encoding phosphoglucosamine mutase: MGKYFGTDGVRGIANQELTPELAFKLGRFGAIVLANHAKREVPHVLIGRDTRVSGRMLEYALISGLLSAGAEVMRLGVITTPGVSYLTKQQNATAGIMISASHNPARDNGIKFFGSDGFKLSDEQEAEIEALIDEANDPHKRPSAEGLGVSEEFKEGALKYIQFLTQTISGDLSGLKVALDGANGAASPLLNRLFADLETDFEVMGASPNGININDGVGSTHPEKLAEFVQETGSDVGLAFDGDGDRLIAIDENGEIIDGDKILFICGKYLADQGRLKQGTIVSTVMSNIGFYKAIEAHDIQSVKTQVGDRFVVEEMRKNGYNLGGEQSGHIIFLDHHTTGDGLLSGIQLLNVMKKTGRPLSELAAEVTTYPQRLVNIEVVDKKEALNNEAIQQVIEEVEEEMAGNGRVLVRPSGTEPLLRVMAEAPTQEEVDNYCERIAEVVRQEVGK, from the coding sequence ATGGGTAAGTATTTTGGAACAGATGGTGTTAGAGGAATTGCGAATCAAGAACTCACACCAGAATTAGCCTTTAAGTTAGGACGATTTGGAGCCATTGTCTTAGCGAATCATGCCAAACGTGAGGTGCCACATGTCTTAATTGGACGTGATACACGTGTCAGTGGTCGTATGTTGGAGTATGCTTTAATTTCAGGATTATTATCAGCCGGAGCAGAAGTGATGCGCCTCGGGGTTATTACAACGCCAGGAGTCTCCTATCTAACGAAGCAACAAAATGCAACAGCTGGGATTATGATTTCCGCTTCACACAATCCAGCCCGCGATAATGGAATCAAGTTCTTCGGCTCAGATGGGTTCAAGCTATCAGATGAGCAGGAAGCAGAGATTGAAGCATTAATCGATGAAGCCAATGATCCACACAAACGACCATCTGCAGAAGGATTGGGAGTTTCCGAGGAATTCAAGGAAGGTGCCTTGAAATATATTCAATTCTTGACGCAGACTATTTCAGGGGATCTATCGGGGCTAAAAGTAGCCTTAGATGGTGCGAACGGAGCAGCGAGTCCATTGTTGAACCGCTTATTTGCTGACTTAGAGACGGACTTCGAAGTCATGGGAGCTTCTCCAAACGGGATTAATATTAATGATGGCGTCGGTAGTACCCACCCTGAGAAATTAGCTGAGTTTGTCCAAGAGACGGGTTCAGATGTTGGGTTAGCCTTTGATGGCGATGGCGATCGCTTAATTGCGATCGATGAGAACGGTGAAATTATTGACGGGGATAAGATTCTATTTATTTGTGGAAAGTACTTAGCTGATCAAGGCCGCTTGAAGCAAGGTACCATTGTCTCGACTGTTATGAGCAATATTGGTTTTTATAAAGCGATCGAAGCACACGATATTCAATCGGTTAAGACACAAGTCGGTGACCGTTTCGTTGTAGAAGAGATGCGCAAAAATGGCTACAACTTAGGTGGCGAACAATCAGGACACATTATCTTCCTCGATCATCATACAACGGGAGATGGCTTACTGTCAGGGATCCAGCTCCTTAATGTGATGAAGAAAACCGGCCGACCATTATCTGAATTAGCCGCTGAAGTGACCACATATCCGCAACGATTAGTGAATATCGAAGTGGTAGATAAGAAGGAAGCCTTGAATAACGAAGCCATCCAACAAGTGATTGAAGAGGTTGAAGAAGAGATGGCTGGCAACGGCCGCGTGTTGGTACGCCCAAGTGGAACCGAACCGCTCCTTCGTGTGATGGCTGAAGCTCCAACGCAAGAAGAAGTAGATAACTACTGTGAACGTATCGCAGAAGTTGTCCGTCAAGAAGTTGGAAAATAA
- a CDS encoding DUF975 family protein, which yields MSFFTEDYLEGAGAIKREAKAQLSGNWKSMMLLSLVPTLLSIVIVWFFSGSLAVGILGDQSRLAALNQLTQNNGWEINLHVTTVNNGRLVQWAVQAFFALITVGIIYTMIDYIREDYQVRPLEDAFSAFTSGYGWKLFLVFLLKTVYTILWTFVLIIPGIIKGYSYSQAYNIYRDAQENGHDISVNDAITASREMMDGHKFDLFALQISFVGWYILSLFLLGIPLLWVIPYVNMSTAVFYENISTDYLAEKYNIHPHVSNMA from the coding sequence ATGTCATTTTTTACAGAAGATTATCTCGAAGGGGCAGGTGCGATTAAGCGCGAAGCAAAGGCACAATTGTCTGGCAACTGGAAGTCAATGATGTTACTTAGCTTAGTTCCCACATTGCTCTCGATTGTGATTGTGTGGTTCTTTTCCGGTTCTTTGGCGGTTGGTATTTTGGGTGATCAGTCACGATTGGCTGCCCTCAATCAATTGACTCAGAATAATGGATGGGAAATTAACTTGCACGTGACAACAGTGAATAATGGCCGACTCGTTCAGTGGGCCGTGCAAGCTTTCTTTGCGCTGATAACGGTTGGGATTATCTATACGATGATTGACTATATTCGGGAAGATTACCAAGTCCGTCCACTTGAAGATGCGTTTAGTGCGTTTACAAGTGGTTATGGTTGGAAGCTGTTTTTAGTCTTCTTACTGAAGACAGTCTATACTATATTGTGGACCTTCGTGCTTATCATTCCCGGTATTATTAAGGGCTATTCTTACTCACAAGCTTACAATATTTACCGCGATGCGCAGGAGAACGGGCATGATATATCGGTTAATGATGCGATTACAGCTAGTCGAGAAATGATGGATGGGCACAAATTTGATTTGTTTGCTTTGCAGATCAGTTTTGTTGGATGGTATATTCTATCGCTCTTCCTATTGGGGATTCCACTGCTTTGGGTCATTCCGTATGTCAACATGTCCACCGCTGTCTTCTACGAGAACATTTCAACGGACTATCTAGCGGAAAAATACAACATTCACCCACACGTGTCAAACATGGCATAA
- a CDS encoding NUDIX hydrolase — MTNEQKWQLYKRLVSVADAGLYYGQDAFDHERYQEIKEIALELLADLTDTSTEQLAVLFGQEAGYPTPKVDVRAFIEREGQVLLVQDKRTAEWSLPGGYAEVGLSPTANIVKEVKEETGLDVVETQLRAVYDTNLREDIIQPFQYYKFIFACEVVGEIRQNFETDKEVQAVRYFSREDLPVLSQVRTTEAQLQQLFKHEPAIYVE; from the coding sequence ATGACAAATGAACAAAAGTGGCAATTGTACAAGCGCTTAGTGTCGGTAGCGGATGCGGGATTATATTATGGTCAAGATGCTTTTGATCATGAGCGTTACCAAGAAATAAAAGAGATTGCTCTCGAGCTGTTAGCGGACTTGACAGATACGTCAACAGAACAGCTAGCTGTCCTCTTCGGGCAAGAAGCAGGTTATCCGACACCAAAAGTGGATGTCCGCGCTTTTATTGAGCGAGAGGGACAGGTACTGTTGGTTCAAGATAAGCGCACAGCAGAATGGTCCCTGCCAGGAGGTTATGCGGAAGTAGGGCTATCGCCTACCGCTAATATTGTCAAAGAAGTTAAGGAAGAGACGGGCTTAGACGTGGTTGAGACCCAATTGCGTGCGGTTTATGATACGAATTTGCGCGAGGATATTATTCAGCCATTTCAATATTATAAGTTTATATTTGCTTGTGAGGTGGTTGGAGAGATCCGACAGAACTTCGAGACTGATAAGGAAGTGCAGGCCGTTCGTTATTTTTCAAGGGAAGATTTACCAGTACTGTCACAAGTGCGAACGACTGAAGCTCAATTGCAACAATTATTTAAGCATGAACCGGCGATTTATGTTGAGTAG
- a CDS encoding Fic family protein, which yields MYQSLVIYGYQHAKDLLNEYKRRFESPSAFHTNLEMMPFSQKKGIKLTDHHYELFGVAIPEHVKLVEIIGQQSQKIQEIVSELPKSALVFLNRKQIINEIKSTNDIEGVRSTKKEIGEAIDAEHSHKNVRFKHIVNSYQSIVSSKPCIKELEDIRQIYDKVVAEEIEEENQLDGTYFRNSSVKIFDQRQDQIVHKGTVSEAQIQKELLNLIHFMNNDELSFMYKAIMTHYYFEYIHPFYDGNGRVGRFILSSYLAYKLDYFTAISISSAIYENKAIYEEAFIDVSHKNNFGDLTLFIHTILDIIAKGQKKSLEEMKTSRLKMEYLEKYTQSLDLTEDQQRILYLICEHDTFALPEEPIENRTIKEVLGAGFSRKRVNQVLNELEELSYVTKVKQRPTAYQLSGEKIEDLQ from the coding sequence ATGTATCAAAGTTTAGTTATTTATGGTTATCAACACGCAAAAGATTTGTTGAATGAGTATAAAAGACGGTTTGAATCACCATCAGCTTTTCATACCAATTTAGAAATGATGCCCTTTTCGCAAAAAAAAGGTATTAAATTAACAGATCACCATTACGAATTATTTGGTGTAGCAATTCCAGAACATGTGAAGCTAGTTGAGATAATTGGACAACAGAGTCAAAAGATTCAAGAAATTGTATCAGAACTCCCTAAGAGTGCGCTTGTATTTTTGAACCGAAAACAAATTATTAATGAGATTAAAAGTACAAACGATATCGAAGGGGTTCGGTCAACTAAAAAAGAAATTGGAGAAGCAATTGATGCGGAGCACTCTCATAAAAATGTTCGATTTAAACATATCGTGAATTCATATCAAAGCATAGTATCTAGTAAGCCGTGTATCAAGGAATTGGAAGATATTCGTCAGATCTATGATAAAGTTGTTGCTGAAGAAATTGAAGAAGAGAACCAGTTAGATGGCACTTATTTCCGAAATAGTTCAGTTAAAATATTCGATCAACGACAAGATCAGATTGTTCATAAAGGGACAGTCAGTGAAGCCCAAATCCAAAAAGAATTATTAAATCTTATTCATTTTATGAATAATGATGAGTTATCGTTTATGTATAAGGCGATAATGACGCATTATTATTTTGAGTATATACATCCATTCTATGATGGGAATGGACGAGTAGGGCGCTTTATTTTGTCATCTTATTTAGCTTATAAGTTAGATTATTTTACAGCTATATCCATATCAAGTGCTATTTACGAGAATAAAGCAATATATGAAGAAGCATTCATAGATGTATCGCACAAAAATAATTTTGGTGATTTGACGTTATTCATCCATACTATATTAGATATCATCGCAAAAGGACAGAAAAAATCATTAGAAGAAATGAAAACATCTCGCTTAAAAATGGAGTATTTAGAAAAATATACACAGTCATTGGATTTAACAGAGGATCAACAACGGATTCTATACCTTATCTGCGAACATGATACATTCGCCCTACCAGAAGAACCGATTGAGAATAGAACAATTAAGGAGGTACTAGGGGCAGGGTTTTCAAGAAAACGAGTCAATCAAGTTTTAAATGAATTAGAGGAACTCTCTTATGTCACAAAAGTCAAACAACGCCCAACCGCTTATCAGCTTTCGGGAGAAAAAATAGAAGACTTGCAGTAA
- a CDS encoding TIGR01440 family protein: MSLPHLSDDLTHILTDLFASFKPNERSPRLFVLGCSTSTIIGEAIGQQTSLAIGQQIVQTTQTFLAERDIALAVQCCEHLNRALVVEATIAEAYNLPLVSVVPILRAGGGVARAAYALFENPVIVEAIEADCGLDIGQTAIGMHIKHVQVPKHLTPKQLGQAPVFGLASRPKLIGGNRAHYDN; this comes from the coding sequence ATGTCATTACCACATCTATCCGATGACTTGACCCATATCCTAACTGACTTATTTGCTAGCTTCAAACCAAACGAGCGCTCACCGCGTCTATTCGTACTCGGCTGTTCAACCAGTACGATTATCGGCGAAGCAATCGGCCAACAGACTAGCTTAGCGATTGGTCAACAAATCGTCCAGACAACCCAGACGTTCTTAGCTGAACGCGATATTGCTTTAGCTGTCCAATGTTGCGAACACTTGAACCGTGCGCTCGTCGTGGAAGCAACCATTGCAGAGGCATATAACTTACCTCTTGTCAGTGTCGTCCCCATTCTAAGGGCAGGCGGTGGCGTGGCAAGAGCTGCTTATGCTCTCTTCGAAAACCCTGTCATTGTCGAAGCAATTGAAGCTGATTGCGGGCTTGATATTGGTCAAACTGCAATCGGTATGCATATCAAGCATGTCCAAGTTCCCAAACATCTGACACCTAAACAACTCGGCCAAGCCCCGGTATTCGGACTCGCCTCCCGCCCGAAATTAATTGGCGGCAATCGTGCCCACTATGATAACTAA